The proteins below are encoded in one region of Roseovarius bejariae:
- a CDS encoding CaiB/BaiF CoA transferase family protein produces the protein MLQGYRIVEIEGLGPGPFAAMMLADLGAEVIVIHRPGGGNPVAGEVNLLDRGKRSITLDLKDPADLQTARALISTADALIEGFRPGVMERLGLGPDDLHPENPRLVYGRMTGWGQTGPKAQTAGHDLNYIATSGALWYASAPDDTPQTPATLVGDIGGGAMYLVAGILAGLLSATRTGKGTVVDAAIVDGSAHMMALLMSMAPSDNLHEARGTSLLDGPHWSRVYRCSCGGHISVQCLEPKFYAAFLDLMGLADSPDFSDQNDPAQWPRQTAQLSAIFATHPVSHWATIFEGSDACVAPVLSPWQAAQEAHNAAREIWTMADTGPQPAPAPRFDGQRATPGPAPERGADSEALRKELRARGLLT, from the coding sequence ATGTTGCAAGGATACAGGATTGTTGAAATCGAAGGTCTTGGCCCCGGCCCCTTCGCCGCGATGATGCTGGCCGATCTGGGGGCCGAGGTGATCGTCATTCACCGCCCCGGTGGCGGCAACCCGGTAGCGGGCGAGGTCAACCTTCTGGATCGTGGCAAACGCTCGATCACGCTTGACCTGAAAGACCCTGCCGACCTGCAAACCGCCCGCGCGCTCATCTCGACCGCCGACGCGTTGATCGAAGGCTTCCGCCCCGGCGTGATGGAGCGCCTTGGCCTAGGCCCCGATGACCTCCACCCCGAAAACCCGCGCCTTGTCTATGGCCGCATGACAGGCTGGGGCCAAACCGGGCCCAAAGCGCAAACCGCGGGCCATGACCTCAACTATATCGCCACATCCGGCGCGCTCTGGTATGCCTCTGCGCCGGACGACACGCCACAAACCCCGGCAACCCTCGTCGGCGACATCGGCGGCGGGGCAATGTACCTGGTGGCGGGTATCCTTGCGGGCCTGCTTTCGGCCACCCGCACCGGCAAAGGCACCGTGGTGGATGCCGCCATCGTCGATGGCTCGGCACATATGATGGCGCTTTTGATGTCCATGGCCCCCTCGGACAACCTGCACGAAGCACGCGGCACAAGCCTTCTGGACGGGCCGCATTGGTCGCGCGTGTACCGCTGCTCCTGTGGCGGGCATATCAGCGTGCAATGCCTTGAGCCGAAGTTCTACGCCGCTTTCCTTGACCTCATGGGGTTGGCCGACAGTCCCGATTTTTCGGATCAGAACGACCCGGCCCAATGGCCCCGGCAAACCGCGCAACTGTCCGCGATCTTCGCAACGCACCCCGTCAGCCATTGGGCCACGATTTTCGAAGGCTCCGACGCTTGCGTCGCGCCTGTTCTTTCCCCGTGGCAAGCGGCGCAAGAGGCCCACAACGCGGCCCGCGAGATTTGGACCATGGCAGACACCGGCCCACAGCCCGCCCCGGCCCCTCGCTTTGACGGCCAGCGCGCCACGCCCGGCCCCGCGCCGGAACGCGGCGCCGACTCCGAGGCGTTGCGCAAGGAGCTGCGG
- a CDS encoding SGNH/GDSL hydrolase family protein encodes MRYLLTISALLLTLTGCTETVSRDAPARILAMGDSMLAVHGATGQSVSHAVERSLGEDVIDRSVMGAKYFYALPISGSAGLNIRKQYVDGNWDWVVLNGGGNDIWFGCGCGRCDNRIDRLISKDGKRGTIPGFVSDLRQKGSQVILVGYLRTPGVTSPIEGCRDEGDEMDRRLSRLSKLDRGVHFLSLADVVPHGDRSYHTVDLIHPSAKGSTEIGKRVAEIIRKTEARRR; translated from the coding sequence ATGCGCTACCTGCTCACGATCTCCGCCCTTTTGCTGACACTCACCGGCTGCACCGAAACCGTCAGCCGCGATGCCCCGGCGCGCATCCTTGCCATGGGCGACTCGATGCTGGCGGTTCACGGGGCCACGGGCCAATCGGTTTCACACGCGGTCGAGCGGTCCTTGGGCGAGGATGTGATCGACCGTTCCGTCATGGGGGCCAAGTATTTCTATGCCCTGCCCATCTCCGGCAGCGCGGGCCTGAACATCCGCAAACAATATGTAGACGGCAACTGGGATTGGGTCGTGCTCAATGGCGGCGGAAACGACATCTGGTTCGGCTGCGGCTGTGGCCGATGCGATAACCGGATTGACCGGCTGATTTCCAAGGATGGCAAGCGCGGTACGATTCCCGGGTTCGTATCGGACCTGCGCCAAAAAGGCTCACAGGTGATCCTTGTTGGCTACCTGCGCACCCCCGGCGTGACCTCACCCATCGAAGGCTGCCGCGATGAAGGCGATGAAATGGATCGCCGCCTGTCCCGGCTGTCCAAGCTGGATCGCGGGGTGCACTTCCTGTCCTTGGCCGATGTCGTGCCACATGGCGACCGTTCGTACCACACGGTCGACCTGATCCACCCCTCGGCCAAGGGCAGCACCGAGATCGGCAAACGGGTGGCCGAGATCATCCGCAAGACCGAAGCGCGACGCCGCTGA
- a CDS encoding ABC transporter ATP-binding protein: MAPIVEVEGLQKTYKGGFEALKGVSLSIEEGEILALLGPNGAGKTTLISALCGITTPTGGAARVGGHDIVDDFRAARSLIGLVPQEVALEPFEKVINTVRFSRGLFGKGRDEALIEKILRQLSLWDKRNARIRELSGGMKRRVLIAKALCHEPQVLFLDEPTAGVDVELRRDMWQVVEELRESGVTIILTTHYIEEAEAIADRIAVINHGEILLVEEKDTLIRRMGRKTLRIDLTTPVAAVPKGLAGYDLELAEEGAALLYHYDTQGEGTGITRLLQALAAEGLSLSDIHTRQSSLEEIFVSLVQEGAA, from the coding sequence ATGGCACCCATTGTCGAGGTCGAGGGGCTTCAAAAGACTTACAAAGGCGGATTCGAGGCGTTGAAAGGCGTGTCGTTGTCCATCGAGGAGGGCGAGATTCTGGCCCTGCTTGGCCCCAATGGCGCGGGCAAGACCACGCTGATCTCGGCGCTGTGCGGGATCACCACGCCCACCGGCGGTGCCGCGCGTGTGGGCGGGCATGACATCGTGGACGATTTCCGCGCGGCCCGGTCCCTGATTGGGCTTGTGCCACAGGAGGTGGCGCTTGAACCCTTCGAGAAGGTGATCAACACGGTGCGGTTTTCGCGGGGTCTGTTCGGCAAGGGGCGCGATGAGGCGTTGATCGAAAAGATCCTGCGGCAACTGTCGCTGTGGGATAAGCGCAATGCGCGAATTCGCGAGCTTTCTGGCGGGATGAAGCGGCGGGTCTTGATCGCCAAGGCGCTTTGCCATGAACCGCAGGTCTTGTTTCTGGATGAGCCGACGGCGGGTGTCGACGTGGAGCTTCGCCGGGATATGTGGCAGGTGGTCGAGGAGCTGCGCGAAAGCGGGGTGACCATTATCCTGACCACGCACTACATCGAAGAGGCCGAGGCGATTGCCGACAGGATCGCGGTGATCAATCACGGGGAAATCCTGTTGGTCGAGGAAAAGGATACCCTGATCCGGCGGATGGGTCGCAAGACATTGAGGATCGACCTGACCACGCCGGTTGCGGCAGTGCCAAAGGGGTTGGCGGGTTACGATCTGGAACTGGCCGAGGAGGGGGCGGCCCTCCTTTACCATTACGACACGCAGGGCGAGGGCACCGGGATCACCCGGCTGTTGCAAGCCTTGGCGGCCGAGGGCCTGTCGTTGAGCGATATTCACACGCGGCAGTCGAGTCTTGAAGAGATTTTCGTAAGTCTGGTGCAGGAGGGCGCGGCATGA
- a CDS encoding ABC transporter permease: MNWQGVKAIYVYEMKRFFRTIMESLLSPVISTTLYFVVFGAAIGSRIDQVEGVTYGAFIVPGLIMLSVMTQAISNASFGIYFPKFIGTIFELFSAPINFFEIVMGYVGAAATKALLIGVVILLTAGLFVDIEVQHPLAMVAFLILTCLSFSLFGFIIGIWSENFQQLQLIPLLVITPLVFLGGAFYSISMLPPAWQTVTLFNPIVYLISGFRWAFFGYADVPVVASLLAIGLFLALCLGIVWLIFKTGYRIKS, translated from the coding sequence ATGAACTGGCAAGGGGTGAAGGCCATATATGTCTATGAAATGAAGCGCTTTTTCCGCACGATCATGGAAAGCCTCCTGTCGCCGGTGATATCCACCACGCTTTATTTCGTGGTCTTCGGCGCGGCCATCGGGAGCCGCATCGACCAAGTGGAGGGCGTGACTTATGGCGCCTTCATCGTGCCGGGGCTGATCATGCTGAGCGTGATGACACAGGCGATTTCCAATGCCTCCTTCGGGATATACTTCCCCAAGTTCATCGGCACGATATTCGAGCTGTTCTCGGCCCCGATCAATTTCTTCGAGATCGTCATGGGCTATGTCGGGGCCGCGGCCACCAAGGCCCTGTTGATCGGGGTGGTTATCCTGCTGACAGCGGGGCTGTTCGTGGATATCGAGGTGCAGCATCCGCTGGCGATGGTGGCCTTCCTGATCCTGACCTGCCTGTCGTTTTCCCTCTTCGGGTTCATCATCGGGATCTGGTCGGAAAACTTCCAGCAATTGCAACTGATCCCGCTGCTGGTGATCACGCCCTTGGTGTTTCTGGGCGGGGCTTTTTATTCGATTTCGATGCTGCCGCCTGCGTGGCAGACGGTGACCCTGTTCAACCCCATCGTTTACCTGATCTCGGGGTTTCGCTGGGCGTTCTTCGGGTATGCGGACGTGCCGGTGGTGGCAAGCCTCTTGGCCATCGGGCTGTTCTTGGCGCTATGCCTCGGGATCGTATGGCTGATCTTCAAAACCGGGTATCGGATCAAGAGTTGA
- a CDS encoding S49 family peptidase produces MIAHIPFLKRGPLVAVIRLQGSIGIGGRNQLSDETLGPIIEKAFKRGKPKAVALVINSPGGSPVQSSLIAARIRRLAEEKGVPVHAFVEDVAASGGYWLAASADDIWADQGSIVGSIGVISAGFGAPVFLARQGVERRVHTSVHSKSFMDPFLPEKDEDVARLKAILEQMHGGFTDYVKARRGDKLSNDEDLFTGEFWLGRRAYELGLVDGISHVVPKLKELYGDDVRFAKYGRKRGLLQKFGASVAQDALAAVEERADYARFGL; encoded by the coding sequence ATGATAGCGCATATTCCCTTTCTCAAACGCGGACCGCTTGTCGCGGTGATCCGGTTGCAAGGTTCCATCGGTATCGGTGGCCGCAATCAGTTGAGTGACGAGACACTGGGGCCAATCATTGAAAAGGCTTTCAAGCGGGGCAAGCCCAAGGCGGTGGCCCTCGTGATAAATTCGCCGGGTGGGTCGCCTGTGCAGTCCTCTTTGATTGCCGCACGTATCCGGCGGCTGGCCGAGGAAAAAGGCGTTCCCGTACATGCCTTTGTTGAGGATGTGGCGGCCTCGGGGGGGTATTGGCTGGCGGCGTCGGCAGATGACATCTGGGCCGACCAAGGGTCGATCGTGGGGTCGATAGGCGTCATTTCGGCGGGCTTTGGCGCGCCGGTGTTCCTTGCCCGCCAAGGGGTGGAGCGCCGGGTGCATACCTCGGTCCATTCCAAGAGTTTCATGGACCCTTTCCTGCCGGAAAAGGACGAAGACGTTGCGCGGTTGAAGGCCATTCTGGAACAAATGCACGGTGGTTTTACCGATTACGTGAAAGCGCGCCGTGGAGACAAACTTTCAAACGACGAGGATCTTTTTACCGGGGAGTTCTGGCTGGGCCGCCGGGCGTATGAGCTGGGCCTTGTGGATGGCATTAGCCATGTCGTGCCCAAACTGAAGGAGCTTTACGGCGACGATGTACGCTTTGCCAAATATGGCCGGAAGCGCGGGCTGCTGCAAAAGTTTGGCGCCAGTGTCGCGCAGGATGCACTGGCCGCGGTCGAGGAACGGGCGGATTACGCCCGGTTCGGGCTCTGA
- a CDS encoding calcium/sodium antiporter: MIEWGLAALGLVILLLAGDALVKGAVNLSLRLGVPALIVSLTIVAFGTSAPELLISVNAVLDGKPGLALGNVVGSNTANILLVLGIPAILSVLHTSECNTRKTYIFMLVGSVIFIALAFMGEFNIVSGLILLALLSFVLIDAFLEAGRHRKANAALMLTEADGEEDVEGADPDMPWWQIIVFLVLGLIGLPLGADLLVDNASIIAQRYGVSDAVIGLTLVALGTSLPELATTVMAALRKQADVALGNVIGSNMFNLLAIIGITALVGPIPVEAEFLQFDLWVMLGASLLIAPFVFLKQDIGRFWGVALTGLYLAYVTIVLT, translated from the coding sequence ATGATTGAATGGGGTCTTGCCGCGCTTGGCCTTGTGATCTTGCTTCTGGCGGGCGATGCCCTTGTGAAGGGGGCCGTCAACCTGAGCCTGCGGTTGGGCGTGCCGGCCTTGATCGTCAGCCTGACGATCGTGGCTTTTGGCACGTCGGCGCCCGAGCTTTTGATCTCGGTGAACGCGGTGCTGGACGGAAAGCCGGGGCTGGCGCTTGGCAACGTGGTGGGCTCGAATACTGCCAATATCCTGTTGGTTCTGGGGATTCCGGCGATCCTGTCGGTGCTTCACACGAGTGAGTGCAACACGCGCAAGACCTATATTTTCATGTTGGTCGGATCGGTGATTTTCATCGCTCTGGCCTTCATGGGCGAGTTCAACATCGTTTCCGGGCTGATCCTGCTGGCACTTTTGTCATTCGTCCTGATCGATGCCTTTCTTGAGGCTGGACGCCATCGCAAGGCCAATGCAGCGCTGATGCTGACCGAAGCTGATGGAGAAGAAGACGTCGAAGGCGCCGACCCCGATATGCCGTGGTGGCAGATCATCGTTTTCCTCGTGCTTGGCCTGATCGGCTTGCCGCTTGGGGCGGATCTGTTGGTGGACAATGCCTCGATCATCGCACAGCGCTATGGTGTGAGCGATGCGGTGATCGGCCTGACGCTGGTGGCGCTGGGCACGTCGTTGCCGGAACTGGCGACGACGGTGATGGCGGCCCTGCGCAAGCAGGCCGACGTGGCGCTGGGTAATGTGATCGGGTCGAACATGTTCAACCTTTTGGCCATCATCGGGATCACCGCGCTTGTCGGGCCAATTCCTGTAGAGGCCGAGTTCTTGCAGTTCGATCTGTGGGTGATGTTGGGCGCATCGCTGTTGATTGCTCCCTTTGTATTTTTGAAACAGGACATCGGGCGCTTTTGGGGGGTGGCCTTGACGGGCCTGTATCTGGCCTATGTCACCATTGTTCTGACATAA
- a CDS encoding SDR family oxidoreductase, with the protein MATALVTGAGKRLGRAMALELARRGFDVAVHYATSRDEADAVVQEIVGMGQRAVAVQADLLVEAEVEALLPKVIEALGGPVTCLINNASIFEYDNIQTATRKSWDRHMQSNLRAPFILTQAVAAQVPEPEPCEMGEPVARGLIINMVDQRVRKLTPEFMTYTLAKAGLWTLTQTAAQALAPRVRVNAIGPGPTLQGHRQSDSHFQRQRQSTVLNRGANAGDIVAALAYFLDAPAVTGQLLCVDGGQHLGWQTPDVLGVE; encoded by the coding sequence ATGGCGACGGCATTGGTGACAGGAGCAGGCAAGCGGCTTGGCCGTGCCATGGCGCTTGAACTGGCGCGGCGGGGCTTTGACGTGGCCGTACACTATGCCACCAGCCGAGATGAAGCCGACGCGGTGGTGCAAGAGATCGTCGGCATGGGGCAACGCGCCGTTGCGGTGCAGGCCGACCTGTTGGTCGAGGCCGAGGTCGAGGCGCTTTTGCCCAAAGTTATTGAGGCGCTTGGCGGGCCTGTGACCTGTCTGATCAACAATGCGTCGATCTTCGAGTATGACAATATACAGACCGCAACGCGCAAAAGCTGGGACAGGCATATGCAAAGCAACCTGCGTGCGCCATTCATCCTGACACAGGCGGTTGCGGCGCAAGTGCCCGAGCCCGAGCCGTGCGAAATGGGTGAGCCTGTGGCACGTGGGTTGATCATCAACATGGTTGACCAGCGGGTGCGCAAGCTGACGCCTGAGTTCATGACCTACACTCTGGCCAAGGCGGGTCTTTGGACCCTGACCCAGACCGCGGCACAGGCGCTTGCGCCGCGTGTTCGGGTGAATGCCATCGGGCCGGGGCCTACGCTACAGGGGCACCGCCAAAGCGACAGCCATTTCCAACGGCAACGGCAATCGACGGTGCTCAATCGTGGTGCGAATGCCGGGGATATCGTCGCGGCCCTGGCCTATTTCCTGGATGCGCCAGCCGTCACCGGGCAGCTTTTGTGCGTTGATGGCGGTCAGCATCTGGGGTGGCAGACGCCGGATGTTCTGGGTGTTGAGTGA
- the uvrC gene encoding excinuclease ABC subunit UvrC produces the protein MTETPEDNTPETGHKVIQSYLKTLDASPGVYRMLDAQARVLYVGKARNLKARVSSYARPTGHTPRIARMIRETASMMFLTTSTETEALLLEQNLIKQLKPRYNVLLRDDKSFPNILVTAHDFPMIKKHRGAKKEKGQYYGPFASAGAVNRTLSQLQRVFQLRNCSDAQFETRTRPCLQYQIKRCTAPCVGYISKAEYASAVKDAQRYLSGRSTEIQDKLKAQMSEASEAMEYERAAALRDRIKALTQVQTAQGINPRTVEEADIIALHLEKGQACVQVFFIRAGQNWGNRDFYPRVGADVEEAEVLEAFIGQFYDTKDPARQLILSHPIENADLMAEALTEKLGRKVTLLVPQKGEKAELVDGALRNARESLARKMAESATQAKLLKGLADAFDLPGPPQRVEVYDNSHIQGSHAVGAMIVAGPEGMMKNQYRKFNIKGDDLTPGDDFGMMKEVLTRRFKRLLKEDPERKEGHWPDLLLIDGGAGQVSAVAQIMREMGVEDIPMVGVAKGVDRDHGKEEFHRTGKRPMALRHNDPVLYFIQRLRDEAHRFAIGTHRAKRAKAMGASPLDEIPGVGAARKRALLAHFGSAKAVSRAALADLKAVEGVSAGLAQKVYDHFHEKG, from the coding sequence ATGACCGAGACCCCCGAGGACAACACGCCCGAAACCGGGCATAAGGTGATCCAGTCTTACCTCAAGACGCTGGATGCCTCGCCGGGTGTGTATCGTATGTTGGATGCGCAGGCGCGGGTGCTGTACGTGGGCAAGGCGCGAAACCTGAAAGCGCGGGTCTCGAGTTATGCCCGGCCCACCGGACACACGCCGCGCATTGCCCGGATGATCCGCGAAACCGCCTCGATGATGTTCCTGACGACCTCGACCGAGACCGAGGCACTGTTGCTGGAACAGAACCTCATCAAGCAGCTCAAGCCGCGGTACAATGTGCTTTTGCGTGACGACAAGAGCTTTCCGAATATCCTTGTGACGGCGCATGATTTTCCGATGATCAAGAAGCATCGTGGCGCCAAGAAAGAGAAGGGGCAGTATTACGGCCCCTTTGCCAGTGCGGGCGCGGTGAACCGGACGTTGTCGCAGTTGCAGCGGGTGTTCCAGTTGCGCAATTGCAGCGATGCACAGTTCGAAACCCGCACGCGCCCCTGCCTGCAATACCAGATCAAACGCTGCACCGCGCCCTGCGTGGGCTATATCAGCAAGGCGGAGTATGCCTCGGCGGTGAAGGATGCGCAGCGGTATCTGTCGGGCCGCTCGACCGAGATTCAGGACAAGCTCAAGGCGCAGATGAGTGAGGCCTCGGAGGCCATGGAGTATGAGCGCGCGGCGGCGCTGCGGGATCGGATCAAGGCCCTGACGCAGGTGCAGACCGCCCAAGGGATCAACCCGCGCACGGTGGAAGAGGCCGATATCATCGCTCTACATCTTGAGAAGGGGCAGGCCTGTGTGCAGGTGTTCTTTATCCGGGCCGGGCAGAACTGGGGCAACCGGGATTTTTATCCGCGTGTGGGCGCCGATGTGGAAGAGGCCGAGGTGCTGGAGGCCTTCATCGGGCAGTTCTACGACACCAAGGATCCGGCACGGCAGTTGATCCTGTCGCATCCCATCGAGAACGCCGATCTGATGGCCGAGGCGCTGACCGAGAAGCTGGGCCGGAAGGTGACATTGCTGGTGCCGCAGAAGGGCGAGAAGGCCGAGCTTGTGGATGGCGCGTTGCGCAACGCCCGCGAAAGCCTTGCCCGCAAGATGGCGGAAAGCGCGACGCAAGCCAAACTATTGAAAGGATTGGCAGATGCCTTCGATCTGCCCGGCCCGCCGCAGCGCGTCGAGGTCTATGACAACAGCCATATTCAAGGCAGTCATGCCGTGGGCGCGATGATTGTGGCGGGTCCCGAAGGCATGATGAAAAACCAGTACCGCAAGTTCAACATCAAGGGCGATGACCTGACCCCCGGGGATGACTTCGGGATGATGAAAGAGGTGCTGACCCGGCGCTTCAAACGCCTGTTGAAAGAAGATCCCGAGCGCAAGGAAGGCCATTGGCCCGACCTGTTACTGATCGACGGGGGCGCGGGGCAGGTGAGTGCCGTTGCCCAGATCATGCGCGAAATGGGGGTCGAGGATATCCCGATGGTCGGCGTGGCCAAGGGGGTGGATCGCGACCACGGCAAGGAAGAATTTCACCGCACCGGCAAACGCCCGATGGCCCTGCGCCACAACGACCCGGTTTTGTATTTCATTCAACGGCTTAGGGACGAGGCCCACCGTTTTGCCATCGGCACCCATCGGGCCAAACGGGCGAAGGCCATGGGGGCCTCTCCCTTGGATGAAATCCCCGGCGTGGGGGCGGCGCGCAAGCGCGCACTTCTGGCGCATTTCGGATCGGCCAAGGCGGTGAGCCGCGCGGCACTGGCGGATTTGAAAGCGGTGGAGGGGGTCTCGGCGGGCTTGGCACAGAAGGTCTATGATCATTTCCACGAAAAGGGCTAA
- the pgsA gene encoding CDP-diacylglycerol--glycerol-3-phosphate 3-phosphatidyltransferase, which produces MTWNVPNILTLLRLLAAPGVAVMFLYFNRPWADWFALTLFIGASITDYFDGYLARLWKQTTKLGTMLDPIADKAMVVIALMVIVGYSSMSPWLVLPATVILFREVFVSGLREYLGDTAGTLKVTQLAKWKTTAQMVAIAVLFAQGVFEHYLGMSAMGMDQATYDAILRGEEEDLHGLRWKMMGMVWTGHAGLWLLWIAAALTLITGVDYFRKSTPYLKD; this is translated from the coding sequence ATGACGTGGAATGTTCCCAATATCCTGACCTTGCTTCGGCTGCTCGCGGCACCGGGGGTGGCGGTCATGTTCTTGTACTTCAACCGGCCATGGGCGGATTGGTTCGCGCTGACGCTGTTCATCGGGGCGTCGATTACCGACTACTTCGACGGCTACCTCGCAAGACTTTGGAAACAAACGACAAAGCTGGGAACGATGCTGGACCCGATCGCCGACAAGGCGATGGTGGTGATCGCCCTGATGGTGATCGTGGGCTATTCGAGCATGTCGCCCTGGCTTGTCCTGCCGGCGACGGTGATCTTGTTTCGCGAGGTTTTCGTTTCGGGGCTGCGTGAGTATCTGGGCGATACCGCCGGGACGCTGAAGGTCACGCAGCTTGCCAAGTGGAAAACCACGGCGCAAATGGTTGCGATTGCTGTGCTTTTTGCCCAAGGCGTCTTCGAACATTACCTTGGTATGTCGGCCATGGGGATGGATCAGGCGACGTACGATGCCATATTAAGGGGTGAGGAAGAAGATCTGCATGGCCTGCGGTGGAAGATGATGGGTATGGTTTGGACTGGGCATGCAGGGCTGTGGCTGCTTTGGATCGCGGCCGCGCTGACATTGATCACGGGCGTGGATTACTTTAGGAAATCAACGCCTTACCTGAAGGATTAG
- the moaD gene encoding molybdopterin converting factor subunit 1: protein MDVLYFAWVRERIGHPKDKLETGAATVRDLVEELRGLEERYEAAFADLDALRVAVDQELTDFDAPLAGAREVAFFPPMTGG from the coding sequence ATGGACGTGCTCTATTTCGCATGGGTCCGGGAGCGGATCGGACACCCCAAGGACAAACTTGAGACCGGGGCCGCGACGGTGCGGGATCTGGTCGAGGAGTTGCGTGGGCTGGAAGAACGCTATGAGGCGGCTTTTGCAGATCTGGATGCCCTTCGTGTGGCTGTGGATCAGGAGCTTACGGACTTTGACGCGCCGTTGGCCGGGGCACGTGAAGTGGCATTTTTCCCCCCAATGACAGGGGGTTAG
- a CDS encoding molybdenum cofactor biosynthesis protein MoaE: MDIRVQESAFDLGAEANAFAARQKGMGAVVTFTGIVRDLGEGDLQAMQIEHYPGMTEKAISKIADEALTRWNLGDILVIHRHGVLQAEDLIMMVATSSPHRVEAFEAAEFLMDYLKSRAPFWKKEVTPEGADWVAAKDEDEDALSRW, encoded by the coding sequence ATGGATATTCGGGTTCAGGAATCCGCTTTTGATCTGGGCGCGGAAGCCAATGCCTTTGCCGCGCGGCAGAAGGGTATGGGCGCGGTCGTGACATTTACCGGGATCGTGCGTGACCTGGGTGAGGGGGATTTGCAGGCGATGCAGATTGAACATTACCCCGGCATGACCGAAAAGGCGATTTCAAAGATTGCCGATGAGGCTCTAACCCGTTGGAATCTGGGCGATATTCTGGTCATTCATCGGCATGGGGTTTTGCAGGCCGAGGATTTGATCATGATGGTCGCCACGTCTTCGCCGCACCGGGTTGAGGCCTTCGAGGCGGCGGAATTCCTGATGGATTACCTGAAATCCCGCGCGCCGTTCTGGAAGAAGGAGGTCACCCCCGAGGGGGCGGATTGGGTGGCAGCCAAGGACGAGGACGAAGACGCGCTGAGCCGCTGGTAA
- a CDS encoding GlxA family transcriptional regulator yields the protein MANTPKPSRRIGLLPLDGFALMSYASLTEPMRAANLLAGRPLYDMIDITTGGKPIHSSGTASVTPRAKVGDALDLDYLFVITGGDPTGFDDARVTNWLSRMARRGARLGGVSGGPVILARAGLMDGRRMTVHWEHATALAEVSPHLAIERTLYVIDRDRVTCAGGTAPMDLMHALITNHHGAPFARSVSDWFMHTEVRPSIGPQRAGLVERLGTTDPALLDAVATMETHIADPVTLKDLAQMAGVSPRHLNRLFQEKLGRSTMGFYRSLRLDTARSLLRNSSLPLTEIALATGFASSSHFSRVYAQHFGQPPSHYR from the coding sequence ATGGCCAATACACCCAAACCATCCCGCCGGATCGGCCTCCTGCCGCTCGATGGCTTCGCGCTCATGTCCTACGCATCGCTGACGGAACCGATGCGCGCCGCCAACCTGCTCGCGGGGCGTCCGCTTTACGACATGATCGACATCACCACCGGCGGCAAACCCATCCACAGTTCTGGCACGGCCAGCGTCACACCACGGGCAAAGGTGGGCGATGCCCTTGACCTCGACTACCTCTTCGTTATCACGGGCGGTGACCCCACAGGCTTTGACGATGCCCGCGTCACCAACTGGCTCTCCCGCATGGCGCGGCGCGGTGCCCGCCTCGGCGGGGTCTCGGGCGGCCCGGTGATCCTCGCCCGCGCCGGGCTGATGGACGGGCGGCGCATGACCGTCCACTGGGAACACGCAACGGCACTGGCCGAGGTCTCCCCCCATCTCGCCATCGAACGCACACTTTACGTCATCGACCGTGACCGCGTCACATGCGCCGGCGGCACCGCCCCGATGGACCTGATGCACGCCCTCATCACCAACCATCACGGCGCCCCCTTCGCCCGCAGCGTCAGCGACTGGTTCATGCACACCGAGGTCCGCCCCTCCATCGGCCCGCAACGCGCCGGTCTGGTCGAACGCCTCGGTACCACCGATCCCGCCCTGCTCGATGCCGTGGCCACCATGGAAACCCATATCGCGGACCCCGTAACCCTAAAGGACCTCGCGCAAATGGCCGGGGTCTCCCCCCGCCACCTCAACCGGCTCTTTCAGGAAAAACTCGGCCGCTCCACCATGGGCTTCTACCGCAGCCTGCGCCTCGACACCGCCCGCAGCCTGCTGCGCAACTCCTCGCTCCCGCTCACCGAAATCGCGCTCGCCACCGGCTTCGCCTCCTCGTCGCATTTCTCGCGCGTCTACGCCCAACACTTCGGCCAGCCGCCATCGCACTACCGATAA